Proteins from a single region of Mumia flava:
- a CDS encoding DUF3566 domain-containing protein: MPAATAGSIAAAAERSQDGLDGPGDATRVQPAVAEPVPAPARRPKPYDEPATSTQPAAASPSRKARLRIHRVDPWSVMKMSFALAIALGIVTVVAVTIVWAVLGAAGVWEAINQSVATVLNDNADAFDISEYVGFGRIIGLTIVIAAIDVVLITALATVGAFLYNLAAHLLGGFEVTLAEDD, from the coding sequence ATGCCGGCGGCGACGGCGGGATCGATCGCCGCTGCCGCTGAGCGCTCGCAGGACGGTCTCGACGGACCCGGCGACGCGACCCGCGTCCAGCCTGCGGTGGCGGAGCCGGTGCCGGCCCCGGCGCGCCGACCGAAGCCGTACGACGAGCCGGCGACGTCGACGCAGCCGGCTGCGGCCTCCCCCAGCCGGAAGGCCCGCCTGCGGATCCACCGGGTCGACCCGTGGTCGGTGATGAAGATGTCGTTCGCCCTGGCGATCGCCCTCGGCATCGTGACCGTCGTCGCGGTGACGATCGTCTGGGCCGTGCTCGGCGCCGCCGGCGTGTGGGAGGCGATCAACCAGAGCGTCGCCACCGTCCTGAACGACAACGCCGACGCCTTCGACATCTCCGAGTACGTCGGGTTCGGCCGGATCATCGGGCTGACGATCGTGATCGCAGCGATCGACGTCGTCCTGATCACGGCCCTCGCAACCGTCGGCGCGTTCCTCTACAACCTGGCCGCGCACCTGCTCGGCGGGTTCGAGGTGACGCTCGCCGAGGACGACTGA
- the gyrB gene encoding DNA topoisomerase (ATP-hydrolyzing) subunit B, with protein MSESIPTPETDQSAPAASYDAGDIQVLEGLEAVRKRPGMYIGSTGERGLHHLVYEVVDNSVDEALAGYCDTIEVTMLADGGIRVVDNGRGIPVKDHPTEKIPTVTLVLTSLHAGGKFGGGGYKVSGGLHGVGVSVVNALSTKLHVEVARDGYVWRQSFTYGAPDGPLERGEPTDRTGTTTTFYASDEIFETTTYSFETLANRFREMAFLNKGLSIAIRDERPSAGEVADAVQSTETAESAATEDSVSGGSAEGAMERRFRYDDGLIDYVHHINTGSRSPMTRDVIAFEAENEESGLSLELAMQWNTSFSESVHTFANTINTHEGGTHEEGFRAALTYTVNKFAEDQGLIKKREDRLSGDDIREGLTAIISIKLAEPQFEGQTKTKLGNTEARSYVQTVVNDHLGAWFEQNPAEGKAIVRKGIDAAAVRMAARKARDLARNRKSLLGGAGLPGKLADCSSRNPEECELFVVEGNSAGGSAKGGRDPRIQAILPLRGKILNVEKARIDKILQNAEVQAIISALGTGVTDDFDIAKLRYHKIVLMADADVDGQHISTLLLTLLFRFMKPLIDGGYVYLAQPPLYRIKWTNSSHELAYSDRERDGLLESGRAAGKRLPKEAPVQRYKGLGEMNDHELWETTMDPEQRILRQVTLDDAANADEIFTVLMGEDVEQRRAFIQRNAKDVRFLDI; from the coding sequence GTGAGCGAGTCGATCCCCACCCCCGAGACCGACCAGTCCGCACCGGCAGCCTCCTACGACGCCGGGGACATCCAGGTCCTCGAGGGTCTCGAGGCCGTGCGCAAGCGCCCGGGCATGTACATCGGATCGACCGGCGAGCGCGGCCTCCACCACCTCGTCTACGAGGTCGTGGACAACTCGGTCGACGAGGCCTTGGCCGGCTACTGCGACACGATCGAGGTCACGATGCTCGCCGACGGCGGCATCCGGGTCGTGGACAACGGGCGCGGCATCCCGGTGAAGGACCACCCGACCGAGAAGATCCCGACCGTGACGCTGGTGCTGACCTCGCTGCACGCCGGCGGCAAGTTCGGCGGCGGCGGTTACAAGGTGTCCGGCGGGCTCCACGGTGTCGGTGTCTCGGTCGTGAACGCCCTGTCGACGAAGCTGCACGTCGAGGTCGCCCGCGACGGGTACGTCTGGCGGCAGTCGTTCACCTACGGCGCACCCGACGGACCGCTGGAGCGCGGCGAGCCGACCGACCGGACGGGCACGACCACGACGTTCTACGCCAGCGACGAGATCTTCGAGACGACGACGTACTCGTTCGAGACCCTCGCGAACCGTTTCCGCGAGATGGCCTTCCTCAACAAGGGTCTGTCCATCGCGATCCGCGACGAGCGCCCGTCCGCCGGCGAGGTCGCCGACGCCGTGCAGAGCACCGAGACCGCAGAGTCGGCCGCGACCGAGGACAGCGTCTCGGGCGGGTCGGCCGAGGGCGCGATGGAGCGGCGCTTCCGCTACGACGACGGCCTGATCGACTACGTGCACCACATCAACACGGGCAGCCGGTCGCCGATGACCCGTGACGTGATCGCGTTCGAGGCGGAGAACGAGGAGTCCGGGCTCAGCCTGGAGCTCGCGATGCAGTGGAACACCTCGTTCTCCGAGTCCGTGCACACGTTCGCGAACACGATCAACACCCACGAGGGCGGCACCCACGAGGAGGGCTTCCGCGCTGCGCTGACCTACACGGTGAACAAGTTCGCCGAGGACCAGGGCCTGATCAAGAAGCGCGAGGACCGGCTCTCCGGCGACGACATCCGCGAGGGTCTCACCGCGATCATCTCGATCAAGCTCGCGGAGCCGCAGTTCGAGGGCCAGACGAAGACGAAGCTCGGCAACACCGAGGCGCGCTCGTACGTCCAGACGGTGGTCAACGACCACCTCGGCGCGTGGTTCGAGCAGAACCCGGCCGAGGGCAAGGCGATCGTGCGCAAGGGCATCGACGCCGCCGCCGTACGGATGGCCGCGCGCAAGGCGCGCGACCTGGCCCGCAACCGCAAGAGCCTGCTCGGCGGTGCCGGTCTGCCCGGCAAGCTCGCCGACTGCTCGTCGCGCAACCCCGAGGAGTGCGAGCTCTTCGTGGTCGAGGGCAACTCCGCCGGAGGCTCGGCGAAGGGTGGCCGTGACCCGCGGATCCAGGCGATCCTCCCGCTGCGCGGCAAGATCCTGAACGTCGAGAAGGCCCGGATCGACAAGATCCTCCAGAACGCCGAGGTGCAGGCGATCATCTCCGCGCTCGGCACCGGGGTCACCGACGACTTCGACATCGCCAAGCTGCGCTATCACAAGATCGTGCTGATGGCCGACGCCGACGTCGACGGCCAGCACATCTCGACCCTGCTGCTGACCCTGCTGTTCCGGTTCATGAAGCCGCTGATCGACGGCGGGTACGTCTACCTCGCCCAGCCACCGCTCTACCGCATCAAGTGGACGAACTCCTCCCACGAGCTGGCGTACTCCGACCGCGAGCGCGACGGGCTGCTCGAGTCCGGCCGCGCTGCCGGCAAGCGTCTCCCGAAGGAGGCGCCGGTCCAGCGGTACAAGGGTCTGGGCGAGATGAACGACCACGAGCTGTGGGAGACCACGATGGACCCGGAGCAGCGGATCCTGCGCCAGGTCACGCTCGACGACGCGGCGAACGCCGACGAGATCTTCACCGTGCTGATGGGCGAGGACGTCGAGCAGCGGCGTGCGTTCATCCAGCGCAACGCCAAGGACGTCCGCTTCCTGGACATCTGA
- the gyrA gene encoding DNA gyrase subunit A translates to MQRSYIDYAMSVIVARALPDVRDGLKPVHRRVLYAMYDGGYRPDRGYSKCSRVVGDVMGQYHPHGDTAIYDTLVRLAQPWVLRYPMVDGQGNFGSPGNDDAAAMRYTECRMAPIAMEMVRDIEKETVDFTPNYDGRSLEPTVLPARIPNLLVNGSAGIAVGMATNIPPHNLREVAAGAIWALEHPDATREDLLEALMERIKGPDFPTHGLIVGTKGIEDVYRTGRGSVTMRAVVDIEEDGKGKISLVVKELPYQVNPDNLLQKIADLVNSGRVQGIADVRDESSSRVGRRLVVELRRDAVARVVLNNLYKHTELQTNFSANMLALVDDVPRTLTLDQFVTHWVDHQVEVVRRRTEYLLRKAEERAHILRGLVKALDMLDEVIALIRASQTTEDASDGLIRLLEIDEAQARAILDMQLRRLAALERQKIIDELAELEETIADYRDILANIARQRSIVADELGEIVEKYGDERRSRIIPADGDLSMEDLIPDEDVVVTITRGGYVKRTRTDLYRVQKRGGRGVRGATLRGDDVVDHLFATTTHQWILFFTTAGRVYRAKAYQLPEAGRDAKGGHVAGLLQFQPDEQIAQVLAIRDYEQSPYLVLATRNGLVKKTPLIEYNSARQAGVIALNFRDPDDALVGAELVSSDDDLILFSRKGQSIRFTADDEQLRPMGRATSGVTGMKFRDGDELLSMRVIPPGTEEEADYVFTATDGGYAKKTPVAQYRVQGRGGLGIKAMKLHDDRGSLVGAVVVDDDDEIIAIKASGQVTRSRVADVSETGRDTMGVKFVGVRGDDEVVALTRNEENSTLLDTVEESDAEENPEATASRSDDSDAEEAR, encoded by the coding sequence ATGCAGCGGTCGTACATCGACTACGCGATGAGCGTCATCGTCGCCCGCGCGCTGCCGGACGTCCGTGACGGGCTCAAGCCCGTGCACCGCCGCGTCCTCTACGCGATGTACGACGGCGGCTACCGCCCCGACCGCGGCTACAGCAAGTGCTCGCGTGTCGTCGGCGACGTGATGGGCCAGTACCACCCGCACGGCGACACCGCGATCTACGACACCCTCGTCCGTCTGGCGCAGCCGTGGGTGCTGCGCTACCCGATGGTCGACGGGCAGGGCAACTTCGGGTCGCCCGGCAACGACGACGCAGCGGCGATGCGCTACACCGAGTGCCGGATGGCGCCGATCGCGATGGAGATGGTCCGCGACATCGAGAAGGAGACCGTCGACTTCACCCCGAACTACGACGGTCGCTCGCTCGAGCCGACGGTCCTTCCGGCACGGATCCCGAACCTGCTGGTGAACGGCTCGGCCGGGATCGCGGTCGGGATGGCGACGAACATCCCGCCGCACAACCTCCGCGAGGTGGCCGCCGGCGCGATCTGGGCGCTGGAGCACCCCGACGCGACCCGCGAGGACCTGCTCGAGGCGTTGATGGAGCGGATCAAGGGTCCCGACTTCCCGACCCACGGCCTGATCGTCGGGACGAAGGGCATCGAGGACGTCTACCGCACCGGTCGCGGCTCGGTCACGATGCGTGCCGTCGTCGACATCGAGGAGGACGGCAAGGGCAAGATCTCCTTGGTCGTCAAGGAGCTCCCGTACCAGGTCAACCCGGACAACCTCCTCCAGAAGATCGCCGATCTGGTGAACTCCGGCCGGGTCCAGGGGATCGCGGACGTCCGTGACGAGTCGAGCTCGCGGGTGGGTCGCCGCCTCGTCGTGGAGCTGCGCCGCGACGCCGTCGCTCGGGTCGTCCTGAACAACCTCTACAAGCACACCGAGCTCCAGACCAACTTCTCCGCGAACATGCTCGCGCTCGTCGACGACGTGCCGCGCACCCTGACGCTCGACCAGTTCGTGACGCACTGGGTCGACCACCAGGTCGAGGTCGTCCGCCGGCGCACCGAGTACCTCCTGCGCAAGGCCGAGGAGCGTGCGCACATCCTGCGCGGCCTGGTCAAGGCGCTCGACATGCTCGACGAGGTCATCGCGCTGATCCGGGCGAGCCAGACCACCGAGGACGCGAGCGACGGCCTGATCCGGCTGCTCGAGATCGACGAGGCGCAGGCCCGGGCGATCCTCGACATGCAGCTGAGGCGGCTGGCCGCCCTGGAGCGCCAGAAGATCATCGACGAGCTGGCCGAGCTCGAGGAGACGATCGCCGACTACCGCGACATCCTCGCCAACATCGCGCGGCAGCGCTCGATCGTGGCCGACGAGCTCGGTGAGATCGTCGAGAAGTACGGCGACGAGCGCCGCAGCCGGATCATCCCGGCGGACGGCGACCTGTCGATGGAGGACCTGATCCCCGACGAGGACGTCGTGGTGACGATCACGCGCGGCGGGTACGTCAAGCGCACGCGGACCGACCTGTACCGCGTGCAGAAGCGCGGCGGCCGGGGCGTCCGGGGCGCGACGCTGCGCGGCGACGACGTCGTCGACCACCTGTTCGCCACCACGACGCACCAGTGGATCCTGTTCTTCACCACCGCAGGCCGCGTCTACCGCGCGAAGGCGTACCAGCTCCCCGAGGCGGGTCGCGACGCCAAGGGCGGTCACGTCGCCGGGCTGCTGCAGTTCCAGCCCGACGAGCAGATCGCCCAGGTGCTCGCGATCCGTGACTACGAGCAGTCCCCGTACCTCGTGCTCGCCACCCGCAACGGCCTGGTCAAGAAGACTCCGCTGATCGAGTACAACAGCGCCCGGCAGGCCGGCGTGATCGCTCTGAACTTCCGCGATCCCGACGACGCGCTGGTGGGTGCGGAGCTGGTGAGCTCCGACGACGACCTGATCCTGTTCTCCCGCAAGGGGCAGTCGATCCGGTTCACCGCCGACGACGAGCAGCTGCGCCCGATGGGCCGGGCGACGTCCGGTGTGACCGGGATGAAGTTCCGTGACGGCGACGAGCTGCTGTCGATGCGGGTGATCCCACCGGGCACCGAGGAGGAGGCGGACTACGTCTTCACCGCGACGGACGGCGGGTACGCGAAGAAGACTCCGGTCGCCCAGTACCGCGTGCAGGGGCGTGGCGGCCTCGGGATCAAGGCCATGAAGCTCCACGACGACCGAGGTAGCCTGGTCGGCGCCGTGGTCGTCGACGACGACGACGAGATCATCGCGATCAAGGCGAGCGGCCAGGTGACGCGGTCTCGCGTGGCGGACGTCTCCGAGACCGGACGTGACACCATGGGCGTGAAGTTCGTCGGTGTGCGGGGGGACGACGAGGTGGTCGCACTCACGCGGAATGAGGAGAACTCGACACTGTTGGATACTGTCGAGGAGTCCGACGCCGAGGAGAACCCTGAGGCGACAGCGTCGCGCAGCGACGATTCCGACGCCGAGGAGGCGAGATGA
- a CDS encoding phosphatase PAP2 family protein, translating to MASPTVARAPSAGHERSGGRTFAAALALLVTSVGILVADVVWMLQTPRGQQVDEAAMEAVYARAETLETLLGVLGYVSLASMVLVMAVLVAMALLRRRFAAALAAVGLVVAANVTTQILKHAVLDRPDYGYGWYVNSLPSGHTTAAASMVLAALLVSPRGLRWMVAAAGSAGIVLTGVSTIVAGWHRPADVVAALAVCLAWGAFAVAALAVRRGGSAGGSFLGTLVWSVTGAALAGVVLVLVGVRPDGGWSGFAPAAAVLALTGLASAVAVTVFERLSAVFAR from the coding sequence ATGGCGTCTCCGACGGTGGCACGAGCCCCGTCCGCCGGGCACGAGCGCTCCGGCGGACGGACGTTCGCAGCTGCCCTCGCACTGCTGGTGACCTCGGTGGGGATCCTGGTGGCGGACGTCGTGTGGATGCTCCAGACGCCTCGCGGTCAGCAGGTCGACGAGGCCGCGATGGAGGCGGTCTACGCCCGCGCCGAGACGCTCGAGACGCTGCTCGGGGTCCTCGGGTACGTCTCCCTCGCATCGATGGTGCTCGTGATGGCGGTGCTGGTGGCGATGGCGCTGCTCCGGCGGAGGTTCGCCGCGGCCCTGGCCGCCGTCGGTCTCGTGGTGGCCGCGAACGTCACCACGCAGATCCTCAAGCACGCGGTCCTCGACCGCCCCGACTACGGGTACGGCTGGTACGTCAACAGCCTGCCGAGCGGGCACACGACCGCGGCCGCGTCGATGGTCCTCGCGGCCCTCCTGGTCAGCCCCCGGGGACTTCGCTGGATGGTCGCCGCGGCCGGCTCGGCCGGGATCGTGCTCACGGGAGTCTCGACGATCGTCGCCGGCTGGCACCGCCCCGCCGACGTGGTGGCGGCGCTCGCGGTCTGCCTGGCCTGGGGCGCCTTCGCCGTCGCGGCGCTCGCGGTCCGGCGAGGGGGGAGCGCCGGCGGTTCCTTCCTCGGGACCCTCGTCTGGTCGGTTACCGGCGCGGCCCTCGCCGGCGTCGTGCTGGTCCTCGTCGGCGTCCGCCCGGACGGCGGCTGGTCCGGCTTCGCCCCCGCGGCGGCGGTCCTCGCGCTGACCGGGCTGGCCTCGGCGGTCGCCGTCACGGTCTTCGAGCGGCTGTCGGCCGTCTTCGCGCGCTGA
- a CDS encoding DLW-39 family protein, which yields MKKIIVALVAAAGVFFVVKKKKSGKTEEPWSEATDQV from the coding sequence ATGAAGAAGATCATCGTCGCGCTCGTGGCTGCCGCGGGCGTGTTCTTCGTTGTGAAGAAGAAGAAGTCCGGCAAGACCGAGGAGCCGTGGTCGGAGGCCACCGACCAGGTCTGA
- a CDS encoding metal-sensitive transcriptional regulator, protein MATDAETQRKILNRLKRARGQLDAVITAVETGGRCRDVVTQLAAVSSALDRAGFAIVSTALKDCIADPEQAATDEDGLTTDELEKLFLMLA, encoded by the coding sequence ATGGCCACCGATGCCGAGACCCAGCGCAAGATCCTGAACCGGCTCAAGCGGGCCCGCGGCCAGCTGGACGCGGTGATCACCGCTGTCGAGACCGGCGGTCGGTGCCGCGACGTGGTCACCCAGCTCGCCGCCGTCTCGAGTGCGCTGGACCGCGCCGGGTTCGCGATCGTCTCCACGGCACTGAAGGACTGCATCGCCGACCCCGAGCAGGCCGCGACCGACGAGGACGGGCTCACCACCGACGAGCTCGAGAAGCTCTTCCTCATGCTGGCCTGA
- a CDS encoding SGNH/GDSL hydrolase family protein gives MYARFVALGDSTTEGVGDEPYRDGTPSGWADRLAVRMARAWPGLRYANLAVRGTVTRQVRTHQVGPACALEPDLASVLVGMNDLIRPRFDGGTVAADIDAVAARLRDAGADVLLMTFPDLSSVSPVGRLLRGRVDDLSDRIREIASRRGALLLDAAAVPAAGDPRVWADDRLHLNPEGHLLLADAMADLVGVPGADDRWRHPLPPPPARRIAERALGEAAWFGTHVGPWLGRRLSGRSSGDGRVAKRPHLTSVET, from the coding sequence GTGTACGCGCGCTTCGTCGCCCTGGGCGACAGCACGACCGAGGGCGTCGGCGACGAGCCGTACCGCGACGGCACTCCGAGCGGGTGGGCTGATCGTCTCGCGGTCCGGATGGCACGGGCCTGGCCCGGGCTGCGGTACGCGAACCTGGCGGTCCGCGGCACGGTGACCCGTCAGGTCCGGACCCACCAGGTCGGTCCCGCCTGCGCTCTCGAGCCGGATCTCGCCAGCGTCCTGGTCGGGATGAACGACCTTATCCGGCCGCGCTTCGACGGGGGCACGGTCGCCGCCGACATCGACGCGGTCGCGGCGCGGTTGCGCGACGCCGGTGCGGACGTCCTCCTGATGACCTTCCCCGATCTGTCGAGCGTCTCGCCGGTCGGTCGACTGCTGAGAGGTCGGGTCGACGACCTCTCCGACCGGATCCGGGAGATCGCGAGCCGACGTGGGGCGCTGCTGCTCGACGCCGCCGCCGTCCCCGCCGCCGGCGACCCCCGGGTGTGGGCGGACGACCGCCTGCACCTCAACCCGGAGGGTCACCTGCTGCTGGCCGACGCGATGGCCGACCTGGTGGGTGTCCCCGGTGCCGACGACCGCTGGCGTCACCCGCTCCCGCCACCACCGGCCCGCAGGATCGCCGAGCGTGCGCTCGGTGAGGCTGCGTGGTTCGGCACGCACGTCGGCCCGTGGCTGGGGCGACGTCTGAGCGGCCGGTCGTCCGGGGACGGCCGGGTCGCCAAGCGACCGCACCTGACGTCGGTCGAGACCTGA
- a CDS encoding DUF721 domain-containing protein — protein MGEPTPDGPPDQDRPGTAGEQGAAGEQGETSGDGLDLARSIARRYRTVGPESTGRGAAAGGSSAGGAGASRRRRRRSAPQSSGAGPDDRDPQLLAATLGRLVDERGWETEVAVHGVFGRWTQIVGAEIAAHCRPVRYADAELWVVADSTAWATQLRMLAPRLVARLNEQLGDGTVVRINVRGPQAPSWTKGGRSVRGRGPRDTYG, from the coding sequence ATGGGTGAGCCGACGCCGGACGGTCCGCCCGATCAGGACCGGCCCGGCACGGCGGGTGAGCAGGGTGCGGCGGGTGAGCAAGGTGAGACGTCCGGCGACGGCCTCGACCTCGCGCGGAGCATCGCCCGCCGGTATCGCACCGTGGGCCCCGAGTCGACGGGCCGCGGTGCGGCGGCGGGCGGATCGTCGGCCGGCGGGGCAGGAGCGTCGCGGCGGCGCCGCCGCAGGTCCGCACCGCAGTCGAGCGGTGCCGGGCCCGACGACCGCGACCCGCAGCTGCTCGCGGCGACGCTCGGCCGCCTGGTCGACGAGCGCGGCTGGGAGACCGAGGTCGCCGTGCACGGGGTGTTCGGGCGGTGGACCCAGATCGTCGGTGCGGAGATCGCCGCGCACTGCCGGCCGGTGCGCTACGCCGACGCCGAGCTGTGGGTGGTGGCGGACTCGACGGCGTGGGCGACCCAGCTGAGGATGCTCGCGCCCCGTCTCGTCGCGCGGCTCAACGAGCAGCTCGGTGACGGCACCGTGGTGCGGATCAACGTCCGCGGTCCGCAGGCTCCGAGCTGGACGAAGGGCGGGCGGAGCGTGCGTGGACGCGGTCCGCGTGACACCTACGGCTGA
- a CDS encoding FAD-dependent oxidoreductase, whose protein sequence is MSDSPEHRIVVVGGVAGGMSCAARARRLDERAEITVLERGEHVSFANCGLPYHVGGEIDDAAALLVQTPQSLRAALDLDVRTGHDVVALDARAKTVTVRTASGTHELPYDTLVLSPGARAVRPAIRGLDSPRVRTLRTVDDAITLRERVDDGARRAVVLGAGFIGVEAAEALAGRGLEVELVDVAPHVLPALDPELAHLVAAELGRIGVRTRPGTAATEIVPREGGDEVLLADGTVLEADLIVLSAGVRPDTETFEAAGVVCERGAVVTDEHGRTNLPDVWAVGDAVASTDAVTGLRRPVALAGPANRAGRLVADAIVRGPDASRPIPAPLGTTVVRVGDLTAATTGASRRAVAEAGIAVHTLHLHPLHHAGYFPGAEPLHLVVHVRAGDGLLLGAQAVGSSGVDKRIDVLATALRNHATVADLIDLDLAYAPPYGQAKDPVNLAGLVGSNVLDGTLRLWYADELEDTLRTSLVLDVRSEAEFASGHLPGSVNVPHTDLRERISEVRSAAGGRPVRTLCGSGVRSHLAHRILAQAGLDSASLSGGMLTLRATLAATADQILTTDDPLARAS, encoded by the coding sequence ATGAGCGACTCCCCGGAGCATCGGATCGTGGTCGTCGGTGGCGTCGCCGGCGGCATGAGCTGCGCCGCCCGTGCCCGCCGGCTCGACGAGCGTGCCGAGATCACGGTGCTCGAGCGCGGCGAGCACGTCTCGTTCGCGAACTGCGGCCTGCCGTACCACGTCGGCGGTGAGATCGACGACGCGGCGGCCCTGCTGGTCCAGACTCCGCAGAGCCTGCGCGCCGCCCTCGACCTGGATGTCCGGACGGGGCACGACGTCGTGGCGCTCGACGCACGGGCGAAGACGGTCACGGTCCGGACCGCGAGCGGCACGCACGAGCTCCCGTACGACACCCTCGTCCTCTCCCCTGGTGCCCGTGCGGTGCGGCCGGCGATCCGCGGGTTGGACTCACCGCGCGTCCGCACCCTGCGGACGGTCGACGACGCGATCACGCTGCGCGAGCGCGTGGACGACGGCGCGCGTCGTGCGGTCGTGCTCGGTGCCGGGTTCATCGGGGTGGAGGCCGCCGAGGCGCTGGCCGGGCGTGGGCTCGAGGTCGAGCTGGTCGACGTCGCTCCTCACGTGCTTCCCGCGCTCGACCCGGAGCTGGCGCACCTCGTCGCCGCCGAGCTCGGCCGGATCGGCGTCCGGACCCGTCCTGGCACCGCGGCCACCGAGATCGTGCCGCGCGAGGGCGGCGACGAGGTCCTGCTCGCTGACGGGACCGTGCTGGAGGCGGACCTGATCGTGCTCTCCGCGGGCGTGCGGCCGGACACCGAGACCTTCGAGGCCGCGGGGGTCGTGTGCGAGCGCGGCGCCGTGGTGACCGACGAGCACGGACGGACGAACCTGCCCGACGTGTGGGCCGTCGGCGACGCCGTCGCGAGCACCGACGCCGTCACCGGCCTGCGCCGTCCCGTCGCGCTGGCCGGCCCGGCGAACCGTGCCGGCCGCCTCGTCGCCGACGCGATCGTGCGCGGTCCGGACGCGAGCCGACCGATCCCCGCTCCACTCGGCACGACCGTCGTGCGTGTCGGCGACCTGACCGCGGCGACGACCGGCGCGAGCCGGCGCGCCGTCGCCGAGGCCGGGATCGCCGTGCACACCCTGCACCTCCATCCGCTCCACCACGCCGGATACTTCCCCGGTGCCGAGCCCCTCCACCTGGTCGTGCACGTCCGTGCGGGCGACGGGCTGCTCCTCGGGGCCCAGGCCGTCGGTTCGTCCGGGGTCGACAAGCGCATCGACGTGCTCGCGACCGCGTTGCGCAACCACGCGACCGTCGCCGACCTCATCGACCTCGACCTCGCGTACGCCCCGCCGTACGGGCAGGCCAAGGACCCGGTGAACCTCGCCGGGCTGGTCGGCTCGAACGTTCTCGACGGGACCCTGCGGCTCTGGTACGCCGACGAGCTCGAGGACACGCTGCGGACCTCGCTGGTCCTGGACGTGCGCAGCGAGGCGGAGTTCGCCTCCGGCCACCTGCCCGGGTCGGTGAACGTCCCCCACACCGACCTGCGCGAGCGCATCTCCGAGGTGCGTTCGGCGGCGGGTGGACGCCCGGTCCGCACCCTGTGCGGATCCGGGGTCCGCTCGCACCTGGCCCATCGGATCCTGGCGCAGGCGGGACTCGACTCGGCCTCGCTGTCCGGCGGCATGCTGACCCTGCGAGCGACGCTCGCTGCGACGGCCGACCAGATCCTCACCACCGACGACCCGCTCGCCCGAGCGTCGTGA
- a CDS encoding alpha/beta hydrolase, producing MTPLPSTAHVSTRPGRHDDLAVHHWPNPQATWIAVLVHGYGEHLGRYEEVARRLGDDGALVVGPDHVGHGRSGGERVSIADFEPVVDDLHDVVADARADHPGLPVVLIGHSMGGMIAARYAQRYGDGLSALILSGPVLGSWAALALADLPEIPEIPIDVATLSRDPAVGEAYSNDPLVWHGTFRRETLLALRSELELITEAGDLGDLPTLWMHGSEDELVPIDATRAGIEAIRGTDLTERIYPGARHEIFNETNRADVLATTTAFALEHV from the coding sequence ATGACACCCCTCCCCAGCACCGCGCACGTCAGCACCCGCCCGGGTCGTCACGACGATCTCGCCGTGCACCACTGGCCGAACCCGCAGGCGACCTGGATCGCCGTGCTCGTGCACGGCTACGGCGAGCACCTCGGCCGGTACGAGGAGGTGGCGCGCCGCCTCGGCGACGACGGGGCGCTGGTGGTCGGACCGGATCACGTCGGGCACGGGCGCTCCGGCGGGGAACGTGTCTCGATCGCCGACTTCGAGCCCGTGGTCGACGATCTGCACGACGTCGTCGCGGACGCCCGTGCGGACCATCCGGGCCTGCCGGTCGTGCTGATCGGACACTCGATGGGTGGGATGATCGCCGCTCGCTACGCGCAGCGCTACGGTGACGGCCTGTCCGCGTTGATCCTCTCGGGTCCGGTGCTCGGGTCGTGGGCCGCCCTCGCCCTGGCCGACCTGCCGGAGATCCCGGAGATCCCGATCGACGTCGCGACGCTCTCGCGCGACCCGGCGGTCGGTGAGGCGTACAGCAACGATCCGCTGGTGTGGCACGGGACGTTCCGGCGGGAGACGCTGCTCGCGCTGAGGTCCGAGCTGGAGCTGATCACCGAGGCGGGCGACCTCGGCGACCTGCCGACGCTGTGGATGCACGGGTCGGAGGACGAGCTGGTGCCGATCGACGCGACGCGAGCAGGGATCGAGGCGATCCGAGGAACCGACCTCACCGAGCGGATCTACCCCGGGGCGCGGCACGAGATCTTCAACGAGACGAACCGAGCGGACGTGCTGGCGACCACCACCGCGTTCGCTCTCGAGCACGTGTAG